A portion of the Candidatus Binatia bacterium genome contains these proteins:
- a CDS encoding right-handed parallel beta-helix repeat-containing protein, whose translation MKSTLLKSRVRGEEILAILMILMLVVAMPADARDCGGRKACDCGDKVVRDHILTRSLGPCPGVGLRMGPGATLDGNGEAIRGSGREAGIIFDEKAIGAVVRNLEVSGFKRGVRFAGVRGARLENVQSHHNGDRKTAVGYGVDLARGASENILVGLRVFENADEGIHFGTGANRNRLEDSEVFDNYRENIYFLQNRGNEVHRSKLHGGGAAAFYIKHAPETVLSENEISDRPIQLRGRSDRVRLVDNRLRKSSVNLEPFKDDVPEGVRISGGQIETPGHACVRLRGARKVWVENVKFSCRGSVSVEQGADVRVTLDSFTEARCEGTGAVTQLGYLEQRFVDAQGAGVGGVTVLDNQGVSWGKSSSDGRVERVLPLATLTCPARDVSSTGLRASRGTWTEPLNPKAGKVVLVPVEPAGADQG comes from the coding sequence ATGAAGAGTACTCTGCTGAAGTCCCGAGTGCGAGGGGAAGAAATCCTCGCGATTTTAATGATTCTGATGTTGGTGGTGGCAATGCCGGCAGATGCCCGCGATTGCGGAGGCCGGAAGGCTTGCGATTGCGGGGACAAGGTTGTCCGTGACCATATTCTGACCCGCTCCCTCGGGCCGTGCCCGGGCGTGGGACTGCGCATGGGCCCTGGCGCGACGCTCGACGGTAACGGCGAAGCGATCCGCGGCTCGGGGCGCGAGGCCGGGATTATCTTTGATGAAAAGGCCATCGGCGCAGTGGTTCGGAACCTCGAAGTCTCCGGGTTCAAGCGCGGGGTTCGGTTTGCCGGGGTGCGGGGCGCGCGTCTGGAGAACGTTCAGTCTCACCATAATGGAGACCGAAAGACGGCGGTTGGCTACGGGGTCGATCTCGCCCGGGGAGCGTCCGAGAATATTCTGGTGGGGTTGCGCGTGTTTGAGAACGCCGATGAGGGAATTCATTTCGGTACGGGCGCGAACCGAAATCGCCTGGAGGACTCGGAAGTCTTCGACAACTACCGCGAGAATATCTATTTCCTGCAGAATCGAGGGAATGAGGTTCATCGATCGAAGCTCCATGGGGGCGGCGCGGCCGCTTTCTATATCAAACATGCTCCGGAAACCGTGCTGTCGGAGAACGAGATTTCTGATCGTCCCATCCAGCTTCGGGGTCGCTCGGATCGAGTGCGTCTGGTCGATAATCGCTTGCGAAAAAGCTCCGTGAATCTGGAGCCCTTCAAGGACGACGTTCCCGAGGGAGTGCGAATTTCGGGTGGACAGATCGAAACGCCCGGCCACGCCTGCGTCAGGCTGCGGGGGGCCCGGAAGGTTTGGGTCGAGAACGTGAAATTCTCCTGTCGGGGGAGTGTTTCCGTGGAGCAGGGCGCCGACGTTCGCGTGACTCTGGACTCGTTTACCGAGGCGCGGTGTGAGGGCACCGGAGCCGTCACCCAGCTGGGATATCTCGAGCAGCGTTTCGTCGATGCTCAGGGCGCCGGTGTCGGCGGTGTGACGGTGCTGGACAATCAGGGGGTTTCCTGGGGAAAGTCGTCCAGCGACGGTCGAGTGGAGCGTGTCCTTCCGCTGGCGACGCTGACCTGTCCCGCACGGGACGTGTCTTCGACGGGATTGCGAGCCTCTCGAGGCACCTGGACCGAACCGCTGAATCCGAAAGCCGGCAAGGTCGTGCTGGTACCGGTCGAGCCGGCCGGAGCAGATCAGGGCTGA
- a CDS encoding YdcF family protein, whose amino-acid sequence MRRFLQILTVLAIGVLAFPYLPDLLSRSDKLPPTADALYVFPGKLETRAKCSARLFRQGLAPLVVFTGSRIRPELRAVGMPYSDAELGAKLAARAGVPASAEVIIPSGRSTWADAAAVSEWAAQTGNRSIIAVTSPSHARRAGESLRIALEPIGGKVWMTTCERSYSDISGWWWHEKPLIEVSNETIKLGLYLFKYFLPSWLGLSPEAPSTEIQPQPAPSEKKTR is encoded by the coding sequence TTGCGGCGCTTCCTGCAGATCCTCACCGTCCTCGCTATCGGCGTGCTCGCGTTTCCCTATCTGCCCGACCTGCTCTCACGAAGCGACAAGCTCCCGCCCACCGCCGATGCCCTTTACGTATTTCCCGGCAAACTCGAGACCCGCGCCAAATGCTCGGCCCGACTTTTTCGCCAGGGGCTGGCGCCTCTTGTTGTTTTCACCGGCAGCAGGATTCGTCCGGAATTGCGGGCCGTCGGCATGCCCTACTCGGATGCAGAACTCGGAGCCAAACTCGCCGCCCGCGCGGGCGTGCCAGCCTCCGCCGAAGTCATTATACCCTCCGGTCGCAGCACGTGGGCCGATGCGGCCGCCGTCAGCGAGTGGGCAGCGCAGACCGGCAACCGAAGCATCATTGCGGTGACCTCACCGAGCCACGCTCGTCGTGCCGGCGAATCCCTGCGAATCGCCCTCGAACCGATCGGCGGCAAAGTCTGGATGACGACTTGCGAGAGAAGCTATAGCGACATTTCAGGGTGGTGGTGGCATGAAAAACCTCTAATTGAGGTGAGCAATGAGACCATCAAACTGGGTCTCTACTTGTTCAAATATTTCCTCCCTTCCTGGCTCGGCCTGAGCCCCGAGGCTCCTTCCACCGAGATCCAACCTCAGCCCGCTCCCTCCGAGAAGAAAACCCGATGA
- the asnB gene encoding asparagine synthase (glutamine-hydrolyzing), with protein MCGIAGALSLNPEETLPASIAQAMCDVIVHRGPDDEGILAEGPLSIGMRRLSIIDLEGGQQPIWNQARDIAVFQNGEIYNFNELRRDLESRGHTFHTASDTEAILRLYEEYGTDCVKHLRGMFAIAIWDRNKRRLMLARDRLGIKPLYYSTENGRLLFGSELKSLLAAGMSRELDRQALHDYLTLTHIPAPQSIFRAARKLEPGHRLIVENGNIRDETWWELDMTPAHFSSEGEILERIRASVDDAVRSHLVSDVPLGVFLSGGVDSASLVAGMRRHHSGELKTFSIGFEEKTFNELDRARIAAKHYDTEHHELIVRPDATELVPELVASFDEPFADSSAIPVLSVARLAREHVTVALSGEGGDEIFAGYKTYSATMLAGWYRQYVPGFARRIVPAIVDRLPVSHGRLSFDYMAKRFVRGAENPPMASHLAWKAIFDETRKASLYSDEGEGLEGTLRLFERAAAGVPEKDILAQLLAADTKVGLEGDMLVKADRMTMATSLEGRVPLLDHHLVELVASIPSRWKMKRMTKKYLLRKAMEPYLPHETLHGPKQGFNVPIPSWLLGPLRERVRDTLAPDRIRRGGLFQPEMVQNLIEGHESRQMDYSRDIWTLLMFQTWQDSIGTSAVNPQESGPITNLVG; from the coding sequence ATGTGTGGCATTGCCGGCGCTCTTTCGTTGAATCCAGAGGAAACCCTTCCAGCATCGATTGCTCAGGCCATGTGCGATGTCATCGTGCACCGCGGCCCCGACGACGAGGGCATTCTTGCCGAAGGGCCCCTATCGATCGGGATGCGCCGCTTGTCCATCATCGACCTTGAAGGCGGCCAACAGCCGATCTGGAATCAAGCCCGCGACATCGCGGTCTTTCAAAACGGTGAGATCTACAACTTCAATGAACTGCGACGTGACCTGGAGAGCCGCGGGCATACCTTCCACACGGCCAGCGATACCGAAGCGATTCTCCGTCTCTATGAGGAATACGGCACGGATTGCGTCAAGCACCTTCGGGGGATGTTTGCGATCGCAATCTGGGACCGCAACAAGCGACGCCTTATGCTCGCGAGGGATCGGTTGGGGATCAAGCCGCTTTATTACTCGACGGAGAACGGCCGATTGCTTTTCGGCTCCGAGCTGAAATCTCTGCTCGCTGCCGGCATGAGCCGGGAGCTGGATCGGCAGGCTCTGCACGACTATCTGACGCTGACCCATATACCGGCACCCCAATCGATTTTTCGCGCCGCACGAAAGCTGGAGCCGGGCCACCGACTGATCGTCGAAAATGGGAACATTCGCGACGAGACCTGGTGGGAATTGGATATGACGCCAGCTCATTTCAGCTCGGAGGGTGAGATTCTCGAGAGAATCCGGGCCTCCGTGGATGATGCGGTGCGGAGCCATCTCGTTTCCGACGTTCCCCTGGGCGTCTTTCTTTCCGGAGGCGTCGACTCGGCAAGCCTGGTCGCCGGAATGCGGCGACACCATAGCGGCGAACTCAAGACTTTCTCGATTGGCTTCGAGGAGAAGACTTTCAACGAACTGGACCGGGCCCGCATTGCGGCCAAGCACTACGATACCGAACATCATGAGCTGATCGTCAGACCCGACGCCACAGAATTGGTCCCGGAACTGGTGGCTTCATTTGACGAGCCCTTTGCTGACTCTTCGGCGATCCCCGTGCTCTCGGTGGCCCGCCTCGCCCGAGAACACGTGACCGTCGCTCTCTCCGGCGAGGGCGGCGATGAAATATTTGCCGGTTATAAAACTTACTCGGCGACGATGCTCGCTGGATGGTACCGCCAGTATGTTCCCGGCTTCGCTCGACGGATCGTGCCGGCGATCGTCGATCGCTTGCCGGTATCCCATGGTCGTCTGAGCTTTGATTATATGGCCAAACGATTTGTGCGCGGTGCCGAAAATCCCCCCATGGCCTCACATCTGGCCTGGAAGGCCATCTTTGACGAGACACGCAAAGCAAGCCTCTACAGTGATGAGGGAGAAGGATTGGAAGGCACCCTTCGACTTTTCGAGCGTGCCGCGGCCGGGGTACCGGAGAAGGATATTCTCGCGCAGTTGCTGGCCGCCGACACCAAGGTGGGGCTCGAAGGCGATATGCTGGTCAAAGCCGATCGCATGACCATGGCTACCTCTCTCGAGGGTCGAGTTCCGCTTCTCGACCACCACCTGGTCGAGTTGGTCGCATCCATCCCCAGCCGGTGGAAAATGAAGCGAATGACCAAGAAGTACCTTCTCCGCAAAGCCATGGAGCCCTACCTCCCGCATGAAACGCTGCATGGTCCAAAGCAAGGTTTCAACGTACCGATTCCCTCCTGGCTTCTGGGGCCCCTCCGGGAGCGCGTACGAGACACTCTGGCACCGGACCGCATTCGTCGCGGAGGGCTCTTCCAGCCGGAAATGGTGCAGAACCTGATCGAGGGACACGAGTCTCGCCAGATGGACTATAGCCGCGACATCTGGACACTCCTGATGTTCCAGACCTGGCAAGACTCTATAGGCACATCGGCGGTAAACCCTCAGGAATCTGGACCGATAACTAATCTTGTGGGTTGA
- a CDS encoding oligosaccharide flippase family protein, whose protein sequence is MLAKLKTLLGHTMIYGLGNYGIKVVGFLLIPVYTRYLTPGDYGILALVAMYTQAMFVVMNLGQTVGIFRFYYDHDDDAGRERVIAAAIWIVFLFSVPLSLVPLAFSGFIAGWLLDNEALWFLILMGTATVLAKVLLRMPFSIMRAREESKRYAKWSLLRSALATIVAVVLVVGFHQGAAGVIGAQFLAEFTMCLFLTGTTFRMLRSGFRWVDIQQQLKFGLPLVPAGVATFLLDLSDRWFIRHYYSVDDVGVYSLAYRFGEILLLIITAFQLSWGPFAYSHRRDPEAPQLFAHLTSYLLAIYLFLWLGLATFAPDFIKIMAPEGYWGAAPLIPILAFGLIFDGIMPMVNLGPAFTKRTILRTYTVITAAVINVILNYLLIPVYGPAGAAWATLIAFVIQTTLALVVSLRLYHVPYQYGRVAIAAAAAMLLFAVSHLIPAEDLTIRLAAKAGLIISYPLALLWGGFFAAEDLVQGVAIVTKKYPATANVIRKIGPIFRLPPPPES, encoded by the coding sequence ATGCTCGCAAAACTCAAAACCCTTCTCGGCCACACAATGATCTACGGCCTCGGGAACTACGGAATCAAAGTCGTCGGCTTCCTGCTGATTCCTGTATACACCCGATACCTCACTCCGGGCGACTACGGAATCCTGGCGCTTGTCGCGATGTACACGCAGGCCATGTTTGTCGTGATGAATCTGGGGCAAACCGTCGGGATTTTCCGCTTTTACTACGACCACGACGACGATGCCGGCCGCGAGCGCGTCATCGCGGCCGCCATATGGATTGTTTTCCTCTTCTCGGTACCGCTGAGCCTCGTTCCACTTGCCTTCTCGGGGTTCATCGCTGGATGGCTCCTCGACAATGAAGCTCTCTGGTTCCTGATTTTGATGGGAACGGCGACCGTTCTGGCCAAGGTGCTTCTCCGCATGCCGTTTTCGATCATGCGGGCAAGAGAGGAGTCCAAGCGCTACGCCAAATGGTCTCTCCTGCGCAGTGCTCTGGCCACAATTGTCGCCGTGGTCCTGGTCGTCGGTTTTCATCAAGGAGCAGCCGGCGTGATTGGGGCTCAATTCCTCGCCGAATTTACCATGTGCCTGTTTTTGACCGGCACCACATTCCGAATGCTTCGATCGGGTTTCCGCTGGGTCGATATTCAGCAGCAATTGAAATTCGGCTTGCCTCTGGTGCCTGCCGGCGTCGCCACCTTCCTGCTGGATCTATCCGATCGGTGGTTCATTCGTCACTACTACTCGGTCGATGATGTCGGCGTCTATTCTCTCGCCTATCGGTTCGGCGAAATCCTGCTTCTTATCATCACGGCTTTCCAGCTCTCCTGGGGGCCCTTCGCCTACTCCCACCGACGCGACCCCGAGGCACCGCAGCTCTTTGCCCACCTCACCAGCTATCTCCTCGCGATCTACCTCTTTCTGTGGTTGGGCCTCGCGACCTTCGCACCCGATTTTATCAAAATCATGGCGCCGGAAGGTTATTGGGGCGCCGCGCCACTCATCCCCATCCTCGCCTTCGGTCTGATCTTCGACGGAATCATGCCGATGGTGAATCTGGGGCCGGCGTTCACAAAACGGACAATCCTCCGGACCTATACCGTGATCACCGCAGCCGTGATCAATGTGATCCTCAACTACCTTCTGATCCCCGTATACGGGCCGGCAGGAGCGGCCTGGGCAACTCTGATCGCTTTCGTGATCCAGACAACCTTGGCGCTGGTAGTTTCCTTGAGGCTCTACCATGTTCCCTATCAGTACGGCCGTGTCGCCATCGCGGCTGCTGCTGCCATGCTCCTCTTCGCGGTATCCCACCTGATTCCGGCCGAAGATCTCACGATTCGTTTGGCAGCCAAGGCCGGGCTCATTATCAGCTATCCTCTGGCGCTTCTCTGGGGCGGCTTTTTCGCCGCGGAGGATCTGGTTCAGGGCGTTGCGATCGTGACGAAGAAATACCCCGCAACCGCAAACGTGATTCGGAAGATCGGCCCGATCTTCCGATTGCCACCCCCGCCCGAGAGTTAG
- a CDS encoding polysaccharide deacetylase family protein translates to MRSRLGTMLRRSAAEASSWLQPRGVSTRGELRIIYYHRIDNEEHRSCVSVNAFAEQMALLRSEAWTILTLKQVAEHLSTKKPFPDRALAVTFDDGFEDNYTAALPILQKEEIPATVFLTTDYIGTDELPVLRDRRGISPLNWEQVRAMAAGGVQLGAHTLTHPSLNAISSEMMVHEIRECRARIQEETGVWAEDFCYPRGHYNEAVENAVREAGYSTALTTRPGIVSPDDTPFTLRRTFIARDDRLRDFSHKLDGSYDRLHALKQAWGRLRASGRAK, encoded by the coding sequence CGACTCGGAACAATGCTGCGTCGAAGCGCAGCCGAGGCCAGTTCATGGCTCCAACCGCGCGGGGTTTCCACGCGTGGCGAACTGCGGATTATCTACTACCACCGCATCGACAACGAAGAGCACCGTTCCTGCGTTTCCGTTAACGCATTCGCTGAGCAAATGGCTCTTCTCCGAAGCGAGGCCTGGACGATCCTGACGCTGAAACAGGTAGCCGAGCATCTCAGCACGAAGAAACCCTTTCCCGATCGGGCGCTCGCGGTCACTTTCGATGACGGATTCGAGGACAACTACACAGCCGCTCTCCCTATCTTGCAAAAGGAAGAGATTCCGGCGACCGTTTTTCTCACGACCGACTATATCGGGACCGACGAACTGCCGGTTTTGCGGGATCGCAGGGGCATTTCCCCCTTGAACTGGGAGCAGGTGCGAGCGATGGCCGCCGGCGGGGTTCAACTCGGCGCCCATACCCTGACGCACCCGTCACTCAATGCGATTTCTTCCGAGATGATGGTGCACGAGATTCGCGAATGCCGTGCACGAATTCAGGAAGAGACCGGCGTCTGGGCCGAGGATTTCTGCTATCCGCGCGGACATTATAATGAAGCGGTCGAGAATGCGGTTCGAGAAGCTGGCTACTCGACGGCTCTCACGACACGACCTGGAATTGTGTCTCCGGACGACACCCCCTTCACGCTTCGACGCACCTTCATCGCGCGCGATGATCGCCTGCGTGACTTCTCTCATAAACTCGACGGAAGCTATGATCGCCTCCACGCCCTGAAACAGGCGTGGGGCCGTCTACGCGCTTCCGGAAGAGCGAAATAG
- a CDS encoding sugar transferase: MPKLVVVSKSEPPAEQVATEAEKAPASQREIPPALPESPVRYLLQALMAITALAVLSPVLLMVAIAVKLTSPGPLFYAGIRTGKNQILYTMYKFRTLGEGSERQIGGRLLTAQDDFYTPVGKFLKKSKLDEVPQLLNVLRGEMNFAGPRPLRPVFLERYLEEIPNYADRFRVAPGMTGLAQVRGGYFTSARNKLRFDHLYIQHRSLLLDAQLVCLTALKVLNRWLTLGAFLLVLLLFVSFIPSGSLENLYIETLGVKVNPLHGVIAFGALWMLLRHAPKDRINLYRTPLNTPIAVFLLLALSSAFLSEAPLQAMRGSAYYLITGFIVTLAIINGTFTKSFVRSAISAVALTSLTISMVGILEVAFAEYFTSAPQLSTGLGMSSVGISSTLGSPIALSTYLLLGVPCVLCSLARAQNRSSRDFWIAATTLVMVGVLLTKNPAGLAALSLIITIYVWRHFTPLAGLVALVILAPASFLAVDHRLTSAGFTAGSMICGSAQEACAQLGQLSWKELLFGMGPRTLGELNIPGLGSAQNLIEGANANVRLILENGLLGWGAMMWIFAAALFSLYRTQSRVNDPGLRSVLWAVILAILGFLVAMQAFDPFDNIALQILFWGLLGIGIGTEVRLSGRSSEYRIALKLGQP, translated from the coding sequence GTGCCGAAACTAGTCGTCGTATCGAAGTCAGAGCCTCCAGCCGAACAAGTGGCAACTGAGGCCGAAAAAGCGCCCGCGAGCCAGCGGGAGATTCCGCCTGCACTTCCTGAATCGCCAGTCCGCTACCTGCTCCAGGCATTGATGGCGATCACGGCACTCGCCGTACTCTCTCCCGTTCTGCTCATGGTCGCGATCGCGGTCAAGCTCACCAGCCCCGGGCCATTATTCTATGCAGGAATTCGAACCGGCAAAAATCAGATTCTCTATACGATGTACAAATTCCGGACTCTCGGAGAGGGTTCGGAAAGGCAAATCGGCGGGCGATTGCTCACGGCTCAGGATGATTTCTACACGCCCGTCGGCAAATTCCTGAAGAAGTCAAAACTGGACGAGGTCCCGCAACTCCTCAACGTCTTGCGCGGGGAAATGAACTTCGCCGGGCCGCGCCCCCTGCGACCGGTCTTTCTCGAGCGGTACCTTGAAGAGATCCCGAACTACGCTGATCGTTTTCGCGTCGCGCCCGGGATGACCGGCCTGGCACAGGTGCGCGGCGGATATTTCACGTCGGCGCGCAACAAGCTTCGTTTCGATCATCTCTATATCCAGCACCGATCGCTGCTTCTCGATGCACAGCTCGTCTGCCTGACAGCCCTGAAGGTTTTGAATCGCTGGCTGACGCTCGGGGCTTTCCTGCTGGTCCTTCTGCTCTTCGTATCCTTCATTCCTTCCGGTTCACTCGAGAACCTGTATATCGAGACACTCGGCGTGAAGGTCAATCCGCTACATGGCGTCATCGCTTTCGGCGCTCTCTGGATGCTGCTGCGACATGCGCCCAAGGACCGAATCAACCTCTATCGTACCCCGCTGAACACACCCATCGCAGTATTTCTTCTCCTCGCGCTCAGCTCGGCATTCCTCTCCGAGGCGCCGCTGCAAGCGATGCGGGGGTCCGCCTATTATCTGATAACGGGCTTCATCGTCACGCTGGCCATCATCAACGGCACCTTTACGAAATCCTTCGTCCGAAGCGCGATCAGTGCCGTCGCCCTGACCTCGTTGACAATTTCCATGGTCGGTATTCTTGAAGTCGCTTTTGCCGAATACTTCACATCCGCTCCCCAGCTTTCGACCGGGCTGGGCATGAGCTCCGTGGGGATCTCCTCGACGCTCGGCAGTCCTATTGCCTTGTCCACCTATCTCCTGCTCGGCGTGCCCTGCGTTCTATGCAGCCTTGCACGCGCTCAGAATCGCAGCAGCCGCGACTTCTGGATCGCAGCGACTACGCTGGTGATGGTCGGCGTTCTTCTAACGAAAAACCCGGCGGGTCTCGCCGCTCTCTCCCTGATCATCACCATCTACGTGTGGCGACATTTCACGCCACTCGCCGGGCTTGTCGCTCTGGTGATTCTCGCGCCAGCCTCTTTCCTTGCGGTAGATCATCGGCTCACCAGCGCAGGGTTCACTGCAGGAAGCATGATCTGCGGCTCGGCGCAGGAAGCATGCGCGCAGCTTGGGCAGCTCTCGTGGAAGGAACTTCTATTCGGCATGGGGCCCAGAACGCTGGGCGAATTGAATATTCCGGGTTTGGGAAGCGCGCAAAATTTGATCGAGGGCGCGAACGCCAATGTGCGGCTGATTCTCGAAAATGGACTTCTCGGTTGGGGGGCCATGATGTGGATTTTTGCAGCCGCTCTCTTCTCCCTCTATCGCACCCAATCCAGAGTGAATGATCCTGGACTGCGGTCGGTCCTTTGGGCTGTGATCCTCGCGATTCTTGGATTCCTAGTCGCGATGCAGGCTTTCGATCCTTTCGACAACATCGCGCTGCAGATTCTATTCTGGGGCCTGCTCGGAATCGGGATCGGCACTGAGGTGCGTCTCTCGGGGCGTTCTTCGGAATATCGAATCGCCCTGAAACTCGGTCAGCCCTGA